The genomic window ACGCTTGCGATATTGAGGTTGTCGCCCTTTTAACGCCTAGATATGATGTTGAACGTTTTGGAATATTGCTTGAACCTTCGCCGAGACATGCCGATGTTCTATTAACCACTGGTGTTGTCACCCGTCAATGTGCGGATAGGTTGAGGCGCATTTATGAGCAGATGCCTGAGCCCAGATTTGTTGTTGCCATAGGTGCGTGTGCTTGTTCGGGCGGAGTGTTTGAAGGAAGTTACAATGTGATTGGCGGCGTTGATAAAGTCATTCCGGTCAATGTTTATATTCCGGGATGTCCACCAAAGCCAGAGGCGATAATTGACGGTATTTTAAAATTGCTTGATTCGCTCAAGGAGGCAAAGCATGTCGATAAACATTGATAAGATTTTGAAAGCCTTAAGCGATGCGCTTAGGGATAGGATACTCCAAACTAAATCTCTGCGTCCCGAAAAAACATGCATCCAAGTTGAGGCTGGAGCCCACAAAGACGCTGTAAAAGTTCTACTCAAACAGGATGGAAATGCAGGTATTTCCGCAATTAC from Candidatus Bathyarchaeota archaeon includes these protein-coding regions:
- a CDS encoding NADH-quinone oxidoreductase subunit B family protein; the protein is MHCHFVWLVAFRWRRPLTRRASLLKWARLKSPWVLHFNSGACNACDIEVVALLTPRYDVERFGILLEPSPRHADVLLTTGVVTRQCADRLRRIYEQMPEPRFVVAIGACACSGGVFEGSYNVIGGVDKVIPVNVYIPGCPPKPEAIIDGILKLLDSLKEAKHVDKH